A region of Deinococcus rubellus DNA encodes the following proteins:
- a CDS encoding tetratricopeptide repeat protein produces the protein MTESKAAVSLSKPGPAPDSTPPDAELPIPASPVPESSVPPHLEGLNLDWAGYVAAGEYRRALAAARLSPTPLPGSLVSALESLHDFQEHVRAHKYPQARRSLTRLSEDLSEPDPPLAALRRSLQVPTLDAALGSLEASETARHVEPDALRAALAPALDTTLTRAEALNAVGVLHAIHEENGQARQLFEQAAEADPGHYRAISNIGNLELQAGHLKEAEAAQRRAIALSPDFAGAHHNLGVALRRQGRVNDSVKAIRKGQRLAIRRMRDDTPRGLGGAAGSKAATWLKPSTLRIIGLVVAVLVFYFFLKGR, from the coding sequence ATGACCGAGAGCAAGGCCGCCGTGAGCCTCAGCAAACCGGGGCCAGCGCCCGATTCCACCCCCCCGGACGCCGAATTGCCCATCCCCGCATCACCTGTACCTGAATCATCCGTGCCGCCGCACCTGGAGGGGCTGAATCTGGACTGGGCCGGGTACGTGGCTGCGGGCGAGTACCGCCGCGCCCTGGCTGCCGCCCGGCTGTCACCCACGCCGCTGCCCGGCAGTCTGGTCAGCGCGCTGGAATCGCTGCACGACTTTCAGGAACATGTGCGCGCCCACAAGTACCCGCAGGCCCGCCGCTCCCTGACCCGGCTCAGCGAGGACCTGAGCGAGCCTGACCCGCCGCTCGCCGCCCTGCGCCGCAGCCTTCAGGTGCCGACGCTGGATGCGGCGCTGGGCAGCCTGGAAGCCTCGGAGACGGCCCGCCATGTGGAGCCGGACGCTTTGAGGGCTGCGCTGGCCCCGGCGCTGGACACCACGCTGACCCGCGCCGAGGCCCTGAACGCGGTGGGCGTGCTGCACGCCATCCACGAAGAGAACGGGCAGGCCAGGCAGCTGTTCGAGCAGGCTGCCGAGGCCGATCCTGGCCACTACCGGGCCATCAGCAACATCGGCAACCTGGAATTGCAGGCCGGACACCTGAAGGAAGCCGAGGCCGCCCAGCGCCGCGCCATCGCGCTCAGCCCCGATTTTGCCGGGGCGCACCACAATCTGGGGGTGGCGCTCAGGCGGCAGGGCCGGGTCAACGACTCGGTGAAGGCCATCCGCAAGGGTCAGCGCCTGGCCATCCGGCGCATGCGTGATGACACCCCGCGCGGGCTGGGCGGCGCTGCCGGGAGCAAGGCGGCCACCTGGCTCAAGCCGTCCACTCTACGGATCATCGGGCTGGTGGTGGCGGTGCTGGTGTTCTACTTCTTCCTGAAAGGCCGCTGA
- the rsmA gene encoding 16S rRNA (adenine(1518)-N(6)/adenine(1519)-N(6))-dimethyltransferase RsmA, whose translation MTQSDSLPTSAGPLYSPRTVRDLLARFELRPTKSLGQNFLIDGNTLRLIAEVGGAAPGISVLEVGPGLGVLTRELAGRGAQVITLEKDERLRPVLAETLAGLDVQVVWGDALTFDYASLPPGTRVVANLPYYISTALLSRFMQAPSIVSATVLVQREVAVRLGSQPGQDGYGYLSALVSLHGSARIVRDVAKGAFFPAPDVTSSIVKLEFSGDKPDPAFVRFLEAALHHRRKTLRNNLRLVGYAGTDIDAAILGARLGESVRAEDVPLSQMNEVFTALPPPTPVD comes from the coding sequence ATGACCCAATCTGATTCACTCCCGACAAGTGCGGGGCCGCTCTACTCGCCGCGCACCGTGCGCGATCTGCTGGCCCGCTTCGAGCTGCGCCCCACCAAGAGCCTCGGCCAGAATTTTCTGATCGACGGCAATACCCTGCGTCTCATCGCCGAAGTCGGCGGGGCCGCGCCGGGCATCAGCGTGCTGGAAGTCGGGCCGGGCCTGGGCGTGCTGACCCGCGAACTGGCCGGGCGCGGCGCACAGGTCATCACCCTGGAAAAAGACGAGCGGCTGCGTCCGGTGCTGGCCGAAACCCTGGCGGGCCTGGACGTGCAGGTCGTCTGGGGCGACGCACTGACCTTCGACTACGCCTCGCTGCCGCCCGGCACGCGGGTCGTCGCCAATTTGCCGTATTACATTTCCACGGCGCTGCTCTCCCGCTTCATGCAGGCCCCCAGCATCGTCTCGGCCACCGTGCTGGTGCAGCGCGAGGTGGCTGTGCGGCTCGGCTCGCAACCCGGTCAGGACGGCTACGGTTACCTCTCGGCGCTGGTTTCGCTGCACGGCAGCGCCCGCATCGTGCGCGACGTGGCAAAGGGGGCCTTCTTCCCCGCCCCAGATGTCACCAGCAGCATCGTCAAGCTGGAGTTCAGCGGAGACAAGCCCGACCCGGCCTTCGTGCGCTTTCTGGAAGCGGCCCTGCACCACCGCCGCAAGACCCTGCGCAACAACCTGCGGCTGGTCGGCTACGCGGGCACCGACATTGACGCGGCCATTCTCGGCGCGCGCCTGGGCGAGAGCGTGCGGGCCGAGGACGTGCCGCTCTCTCAGATGAACGAAGTATTCACGGCGCTGCCGCCACCAACTCCTGTAGACTGA
- a CDS encoding carbohydrate kinase family protein yields MKFYVIGDVTVDHLYHLDHLPAPGEEVAPSHATMQPGGAGGTISVTLARLGHSVILAARVGQDPFADFALSGVRASGISEAAVQRDTEALTSTITVMQTPDGKRAMISYGAANRELDPAKLKKKDIDSADALIVSAYSLIGGPQRDYALKAIALAHKGGVPVFLDLGTGAVNAVGMGLLDSAVSADYLLLNQHELLALTGTHSISAALATLGARGSKKVVVKVGAMGSIVWTPDETELVDAVAVGDLVVDTTGAGDTFVAAFAHAALSGRPLAEAAKLGNAAGVLSATSLGAQARTISAAELESFA; encoded by the coding sequence GTGAAGTTCTATGTAATCGGCGACGTGACGGTGGACCACCTTTATCATCTGGACCACTTGCCCGCGCCCGGTGAGGAAGTGGCCCCCAGCCACGCCACCATGCAGCCGGGCGGGGCGGGCGGCACCATCAGCGTGACCCTCGCGCGCCTGGGCCACAGTGTCATCCTGGCCGCGCGGGTCGGGCAAGACCCCTTCGCCGACTTCGCGCTGTCGGGCGTGCGCGCCAGCGGCATCTCGGAAGCGGCGGTGCAGCGCGACACCGAGGCGCTCACCAGCACCATCACGGTGATGCAGACGCCCGACGGCAAGCGGGCCATGATCAGCTACGGGGCCGCCAACCGCGAACTCGATCCGGCCAAGCTCAAGAAAAAAGACATCGACAGCGCCGACGCCCTGATCGTCTCGGCTTACAGTTTGATTGGCGGGCCGCAGCGCGACTACGCCCTCAAGGCGATAGCACTCGCCCACAAGGGCGGCGTGCCGGTGTTTCTCGACCTGGGTACCGGGGCCGTCAATGCAGTGGGTATGGGTCTGCTCGACAGCGCCGTCAGCGCCGACTATCTGCTGCTCAACCAGCACGAACTGCTGGCCCTGACCGGCACCCACAGCATCAGTGCCGCCCTCGCTACCCTGGGCGCACGCGGCAGCAAGAAGGTGGTCGTCAAGGTGGGCGCGATGGGCAGCATCGTCTGGACACCCGACGAGACCGAACTGGTGGACGCCGTGGCGGTGGGCGACCTTGTCGTGGACACCACCGGCGCGGGCGACACCTTCGTGGCGGCCTTCGCCCACGCCGCGCTAAGCGGCAGACCGCTGGCCGAGGCCGCCAAGCTCGGCAACGCGGCGGGCGTGCTGAGCGCCACCAGCCTCGGCGCGCAGGCCCGGACCATCAGCGCCGCCGAGCTGGAATCGTTCGCCTGA
- a CDS encoding inorganic phosphate transporter: MDTALLALIGIIALALTFDFINGFHDTANAIATSIATKVLTPAQAIMMAAVLNVVGALTGTAVAKTVYKDIISPDVASLTLVAAALVSAIIWNLLTWWRGIPSSSSHALVFSLVGAGLAVGGWRAIIPLGVNKTLAGLVTSPVLGFLIPIAFMFVVVWLVARRLRPRTVTRVFGRLQILSAAFMAYSHGGNDAQKTMGIMTLAVSTYLGTQLGNVPLWIILAAASAMGLGTAVGGWRIIKTMGFGVVELRPIDGFVAEMSAAVIIEGASALGIPVSTTHVISTSIMGVGATKGFKAVRWQVAGRIVVAWIITLPTCTALGWLCMKAAQLL, encoded by the coding sequence ATGGACACAGCCCTGCTCGCCCTGATCGGCATCATTGCCCTGGCGCTGACCTTCGACTTCATCAACGGCTTTCACGACACTGCCAACGCCATCGCCACCTCGATTGCCACCAAGGTGCTGACCCCGGCCCAGGCCATCATGATGGCTGCCGTGCTCAACGTCGTCGGCGCGCTGACTGGCACCGCCGTTGCCAAGACTGTCTACAAGGACATCATCTCCCCGGACGTGGCCTCACTGACCTTGGTGGCCGCCGCGCTGGTCAGCGCCATCATCTGGAACCTGCTGACCTGGTGGCGCGGCATTCCCAGCAGCAGCAGCCACGCGCTGGTCTTCAGCCTGGTCGGGGCGGGCCTGGCGGTGGGCGGCTGGAGGGCCATCATTCCGCTGGGCGTCAACAAGACCCTGGCGGGACTGGTAACCTCTCCGGTGCTGGGCTTCCTGATTCCGATTGCTTTTATGTTCGTGGTGGTGTGGCTGGTCGCCCGGCGTCTGAGACCCCGCACCGTCACGCGGGTCTTCGGGCGCTTGCAGATTCTCTCGGCGGCGTTCATGGCCTACAGTCACGGCGGCAACGACGCCCAGAAAACCATGGGCATCATGACGCTGGCGGTCTCGACCTACCTGGGCACCCAGCTCGGCAACGTGCCGCTGTGGATCATTCTGGCGGCGGCGTCGGCGATGGGCCTGGGTACGGCGGTGGGCGGCTGGCGGATCATCAAGACGATGGGCTTCGGGGTGGTCGAACTGCGGCCCATCGACGGCTTCGTCGCCGAGATGAGCGCCGCCGTCATCATCGAGGGGGCCAGCGCCCTGGGCATCCCAGTCAGCACCACCCACGTCATCTCGACCAGCATCATGGGCGTGGGGGCCACCAAGGGCTTCAAGGCGGTGCGCTGGCAGGTTGCGGGCCGCATCGTCGTCGCCTGGATCATCACCCTGCCCACCTGCACGGCGCTCGGCTGGCTGTGCATGAAGGCCGCGCAACTGCTGTAA
- a CDS encoding DUF47 domain-containing protein gives MPKNEKFGELFTASARNAQQTAEALLELLGASGDLAPHAGHLRDLEHAGDALAAQITQMLADSFIVPFDREDIIELNAQLDDLTDFIEEAGRKLWLYRVTPTPAMRGLAEVVRQQCEVLSRGMPLIEDKKRVSELSALALEVRTLEDEGDRLSDAAQSSLYDGVSEVAQMIQAMRAGEILSLLEDASDQAQRVARTVENILLKNG, from the coding sequence ATGCCAAAAAACGAAAAATTCGGTGAACTCTTCACCGCATCGGCCCGCAACGCCCAGCAGACTGCCGAAGCACTGCTGGAGCTGCTGGGCGCGTCAGGCGACCTCGCGCCCCACGCCGGGCACCTGCGCGATTTGGAACATGCCGGAGACGCCCTGGCCGCCCAGATCACCCAGATGTTGGCCGACTCGTTCATCGTGCCGTTTGACCGCGAGGACATCATCGAACTTAACGCCCAGCTCGACGATCTGACCGACTTCATCGAGGAGGCCGGGCGCAAGTTGTGGCTCTACCGGGTGACACCCACGCCCGCCATGCGTGGTCTGGCGGAAGTGGTCCGGCAGCAGTGCGAGGTGCTCTCGCGCGGCATGCCGCTGATCGAGGACAAGAAGCGGGTGTCGGAGCTGAGCGCCCTGGCGCTGGAAGTCCGCACCCTGGAAGACGAGGGAGACCGCCTCAGCGACGCGGCGCAGTCCAGCCTGTACGACGGCGTGAGCGAGGTGGCGCAGATGATCCAGGCGATGCGGGCCGGGGAAATCCTCTCGCTTCTGGAAGACGCCTCGGATCAGGCCCAGCGGGTCGCCAGGACCGTCGAAAATATTCTGCTGAAAAACGGCTGA
- the tal gene encoding transaldolase has protein sequence MTQANAQSSSTQPSKLEQLKAMTVIVADTGDIEAIKKYQPQDCTTNPSLILKASQLEGYKALMTEAQGWVKSGESADDVIDKLTVSIGTELTKIVPGYVSTEVDARLSFDKDAALARARHLIKLYEANGVGRERILIKLASTWEGIQAAEILKKEDIRCNMTLIFGLEQAIACAQAGAYLVSPFVGRITDWYKKSTGTKDYPVDEDPGIQSVKAIYKHFKAHGYDTIIMGASFRSAAQVEALAGCDRLTVSPQFLGELDEDHGTLERQLNPAQGHQTEARVSEAGYRWSLAEDAMAGEKLNEGIRLFHQDTEKLKALLTQGQSKAPDKQAVANTGA, from the coding sequence ATGACGCAAGCAAACGCCCAGTCCAGCAGCACCCAGCCCAGCAAACTTGAGCAGCTCAAAGCCATGACCGTGATCGTGGCCGACACCGGCGACATCGAGGCCATCAAGAAATACCAGCCGCAGGACTGCACCACCAACCCGTCGCTGATTCTCAAGGCCTCGCAACTCGAAGGCTACAAAGCGCTGATGACCGAGGCCCAGGGCTGGGTCAAGTCCGGCGAGAGCGCCGATGACGTGATCGACAAGCTGACGGTGAGTATCGGCACCGAGCTGACCAAGATCGTGCCCGGCTACGTCTCCACCGAGGTGGACGCCCGGCTGTCGTTCGACAAGGACGCCGCCCTGGCCCGCGCCCGCCACCTGATCAAGCTCTATGAAGCCAACGGCGTGGGCCGTGAGCGCATCCTGATCAAGCTGGCGTCCACCTGGGAAGGCATCCAGGCCGCCGAGATCCTGAAAAAAGAAGACATCCGCTGCAACATGACCCTGATTTTCGGGCTGGAGCAGGCCATCGCCTGCGCCCAGGCCGGAGCCTACCTGGTGTCGCCGTTCGTGGGCCGCATCACCGACTGGTACAAGAAGTCCACCGGCACAAAGGACTATCCGGTGGACGAAGACCCCGGCATTCAGTCGGTCAAGGCCATCTACAAGCACTTCAAGGCGCACGGCTACGACACCATCATCATGGGCGCGTCGTTCCGGAGCGCCGCACAGGTCGAGGCGCTGGCCGGATGTGACCGCCTGACCGTCAGCCCGCAGTTCCTGGGCGAACTGGACGAGGATCACGGCACCCTGGAGCGCCAGCTCAACCCGGCCCAGGGCCACCAGACCGAAGCCAGGGTCAGCGAGGCCGGGTACCGCTGGAGTCTGGCGGAGGACGCCATGGCCGGAGAGAAGCTGAACGAGGGCATCCGGCTCTTTCATCAGGACACCGAGAAGCTCAAGGCGCTGCTGACTCAGGGCCAGAGCAAGGCCCCGGACAAGCAGGCGGTGGCGAACACCGGGGCCTGA
- a CDS encoding endonuclease MutS2 — MPFDAHALDTLDYPRVRAALSERAATPMGVQLARRLCPVADAGRIERDLNELEDALFGVSLSLGGIGDVRELHGRALEGRVLSGSELLEVAYALDAAMTVRRSIVSNSRGPLLRLSDLLGEHSLLVRRVLESLDRDGQVRDDASHKLREIRRKVEPLRTRIRERLTRSLEQWADVLQDNLITIRRDRYVLPVQASRVSQVQGIIVDASATGQTYFVEPASVTPLNNELTRLLLDEEAEVRRILTELSALVASDERVALTIETVGELDLISSKAALTRDWRLNRPETAPEAVYIMQEARHPLIEDPVPNDLSLGENGTNLLLITGPNMGGKTATLKTLGLAVLMHQSGLYVAASRARLAIVDDVLVDVGDEQSLEESLSTFAAHLQHLRYVLRYASPRTLILIDELGSGTDPAEGAALAQAMIEQLLSQDARGVITSHLAPLKLFALETPGLKNASMGFDLEALAPTYHLQVGQPGRSYALAIARRMGIPGGVMTRAETILGPEGGLLERLLENLEVERRQLSQELEVAKTARREAVIERERMQSQRQDIEERRGELIAEASQKAEASYAQALEQVRGLRARAREESARPRVLQELRDLRRAAQQERPQASQPVEPRGDPLKVGSSVNVPAYGAAGQVMEVRGDELVVQLGVMKVNVRRRDVRLKEEPRNTTLARSFVGRTASTFQTELQLRGQHVEEAIEELRSTIGEAAALRETPLRVVHGKGQGVLRRLIRDFLKADKRVESFHDAEPNQGGHGVTIVNLKV; from the coding sequence GTGCCGTTTGATGCCCATGCCCTCGATACCCTGGATTACCCGCGCGTCCGCGCCGCCCTGAGTGAGCGCGCCGCCACCCCGATGGGCGTGCAACTCGCCCGCCGCCTCTGTCCGGTGGCCGACGCTGGCCGCATCGAGCGCGACCTCAATGAACTGGAAGACGCTTTGTTCGGCGTGTCGCTGTCGCTCGGCGGCATCGGCGACGTGCGCGAGCTGCATGGCCGCGCTCTCGAAGGCCGGGTCCTGTCCGGCTCGGAACTGCTGGAAGTGGCCTACGCCCTCGACGCGGCCATGACGGTGCGCCGCAGCATCGTCAGCAACTCGCGTGGGCCGCTCTTGAGGCTCTCCGATCTGCTCGGTGAACACAGCCTGCTGGTGCGCCGGGTGCTGGAGAGCCTCGACCGCGACGGGCAGGTGCGCGACGACGCCTCGCACAAACTGCGTGAGATCCGGCGCAAGGTAGAGCCGCTGCGCACGCGCATCCGCGAACGCCTGACCCGCAGTCTGGAGCAGTGGGCCGACGTGCTGCAAGACAACCTGATCACCATCCGCCGTGACCGCTACGTACTGCCGGTGCAGGCCAGCCGGGTATCTCAGGTGCAGGGCATCATCGTGGACGCCTCGGCCACCGGGCAGACCTACTTCGTGGAACCGGCCAGCGTCACCCCGCTCAACAACGAGCTGACCCGGCTGCTGCTCGATGAGGAGGCCGAGGTCCGGCGCATCCTGACCGAGCTGAGCGCCTTGGTCGCCAGCGACGAAAGGGTCGCCCTGACCATCGAGACGGTGGGCGAGCTGGATTTGATCTCCTCCAAGGCAGCCCTCACCCGCGACTGGCGGCTCAACCGACCCGAAACCGCGCCCGAAGCGGTCTACATCATGCAGGAGGCCCGCCACCCACTGATTGAGGACCCGGTGCCCAATGACCTCTCGCTGGGCGAGAACGGCACCAACCTGCTGCTGATCACCGGCCCCAACATGGGCGGCAAGACGGCCACCCTCAAGACGCTGGGCCTGGCCGTACTGATGCACCAGTCGGGCCTCTACGTGGCCGCCAGCCGCGCCCGGCTCGCCATCGTGGACGACGTGCTGGTCGACGTGGGCGACGAGCAGAGCCTGGAAGAAAGCCTGTCGACCTTCGCCGCCCACCTGCAACACCTGCGGTATGTGCTCAGGTACGCCTCGCCGCGCACCCTGATCCTGATCGACGAGCTGGGCAGCGGCACCGACCCTGCCGAGGGCGCAGCACTGGCCCAGGCCATGATCGAGCAACTGCTCTCGCAGGACGCGCGCGGCGTCATCACCTCGCACCTGGCCCCGCTCAAGCTGTTTGCGCTGGAAACGCCGGGCCTCAAAAACGCCAGCATGGGCTTTGACCTGGAAGCGCTCGCGCCGACCTACCACCTGCAAGTCGGGCAGCCGGGGCGCAGCTACGCGCTGGCGATTGCCCGGCGCATGGGCATCCCCGGCGGCGTGATGACCCGCGCCGAGACCATCCTGGGGCCAGAAGGCGGGCTGCTGGAACGGCTCCTCGAAAATCTGGAAGTGGAGCGCCGCCAGCTCTCGCAGGAACTCGAAGTCGCCAAAACGGCCCGCCGCGAGGCCGTCATCGAGCGCGAACGGATGCAGTCTCAGCGGCAGGATATCGAGGAGCGCCGGGGCGAACTGATCGCCGAGGCCTCGCAGAAGGCCGAGGCTTCCTACGCCCAGGCGCTCGAACAGGTGCGCGGCCTGCGTGCCCGTGCCCGCGAGGAATCCGCCCGGCCCCGCGTGTTGCAGGAGTTGCGCGACCTGCGCCGCGCCGCCCAGCAGGAGCGCCCCCAGGCCAGTCAACCCGTAGAGCCGAGGGGTGACCCGCTGAAGGTCGGCAGCAGCGTCAATGTTCCGGCCTACGGAGCCGCCGGGCAGGTGATGGAGGTGCGCGGCGACGAACTGGTGGTGCAACTCGGCGTGATGAAGGTCAACGTACGCCGCCGCGACGTGCGCCTCAAGGAAGAACCCCGCAACACGACGCTGGCGCGCAGCTTCGTGGGCCGCACCGCCAGCACTTTCCAGACCGAACTGCAACTGCGCGGCCAGCACGTCGAGGAGGCCATCGAGGAGCTGCGCAGCACCATCGGCGAGGCGGCGGCCCTGCGCGAGACACCGCTGCGGGTGGTTCACGGCAAGGGCCAGGGCGTGCTGCGCCGCCTGATCCGCGATTTCCTCAAGGCCGACAAACGGGTCGAGAGCTTCCACGACGCCGAGCCGAACCAGGGCGGCCACGGGGTCACCATCGTGAATCTGAAGGTGTGA
- the rlmN gene encoding 23S rRNA (adenine(2503)-C(2))-methyltransferase RlmN: MPLLLDLHPDAYPLEGYRRKQLLEWVFVHGAPSFAAMTNLPAGRRAELEQTYALNPFSRTETFESTDGSVKYLFTLPDGRQMEAVYMPYLDRKTICVSTMVGCPAKCSFCATGAMGFGRNLTPGEVVGQILAVSWDQGFSPREMRNLVFMGMGEPLLNYDHTIAAAKVLLHPQALGMSKRRVTLSTVGLAKGIRKLALEDELGLKLAISLHAPDEETRQRIIPTGQANSISEIMAAAREYQAVTGRRVTFEYAMLSGVNDTLWQADLLADLLQGLVSHVNLIPMNPWEGSGFTETPEHELQAFYDRLAARGVPVSVRRSRGRDAGAACGQLALKQPNAVAGA; the protein is encoded by the coding sequence TTGCCGCTGCTCCTCGACCTGCACCCCGACGCCTACCCGCTGGAAGGCTACCGGCGCAAACAACTGCTCGAATGGGTGTTTGTGCACGGCGCGCCCAGCTTCGCCGCCATGACCAACCTGCCCGCCGGACGGCGCGCCGAGCTGGAGCAGACTTACGCCCTCAATCCCTTCAGCCGCACCGAGACTTTCGAGAGCACCGACGGCAGCGTCAAGTACCTCTTCACCCTGCCGGACGGGCGGCAGATGGAAGCGGTGTACATGCCCTACCTCGACCGCAAGACCATCTGCGTTTCGACGATGGTGGGCTGCCCGGCCAAGTGCTCGTTTTGCGCGACGGGCGCGATGGGCTTCGGGCGCAACCTGACGCCCGGCGAGGTGGTCGGCCAGATTCTGGCGGTCAGCTGGGACCAGGGCTTCTCACCGCGTGAGATGCGAAATCTGGTGTTCATGGGTATGGGCGAGCCGCTGCTCAACTACGACCACACCATCGCCGCCGCCAAGGTGCTGCTGCATCCGCAGGCCCTGGGCATGAGCAAGCGCCGCGTGACCCTCAGCACGGTGGGGCTGGCCAAAGGCATTCGCAAGCTGGCCCTGGAAGACGAACTCGGCCTCAAGCTGGCGATCAGCCTGCACGCCCCCGACGAGGAGACCCGCCAGCGCATCATTCCCACCGGACAGGCCAACAGCATCAGCGAGATCATGGCGGCGGCCCGCGAGTATCAGGCCGTCACCGGGCGGCGCGTGACCTTCGAGTACGCCATGCTGTCGGGCGTCAATGACACCCTGTGGCAAGCCGATCTGCTGGCTGACCTGCTGCAAGGGCTGGTCAGCCACGTCAACCTGATTCCGATGAATCCCTGGGAAGGCAGCGGCTTTACCGAGACGCCCGAGCATGAATTGCAGGCGTTTTATGACCGTCTGGCGGCGCGCGGCGTACCGGTCAGCGTGCGCCGTTCACGGGGCCGCGACGCTGGAGCCGCCTGCGGACAGCTGGCCCTCAAGCAGCCGAACGCGGTGGCGGGAGCCTAG
- a CDS encoding alpha/beta hydrolase family protein — MNSLRSGLRRSSLALSLVLGISTVPALAGGAGPQHPERPLTLQFGPVSAQATLTLPAGRARAPLVLLIQGTGPEDQNGSYAVAAGKIVQGSMGALARHLSQSGFAVMRFDKRYAAATFQPQTAQAAFTAYGKLGMTDLLADARTALNAAKEQPRVDTSKVFIYGWSEGTVVAASLALESRASGLILQGPVVASFADSFANQFERVGLTYLKPYSVDGKIDLKGVLAALYGPGSGLAKTEASLLLSLSSTPEKPVLSSMLDTNHDGLIDLKTEALPQIRQFYQQFTPQSPMYAPATSLPTLGELAPHLTLPVLIVQGENDGNIDPAAAQRLNAALGTAGNPDHTLKLYPGLGHSLGLAPDITQDTFAPMQRAPMNDVATWLEQRSR; from the coding sequence ATGAATTCCCTTCGTTCCGGATTGCGCCGCTCAAGCCTGGCGCTGAGCCTTGTTCTGGGTATATCGACAGTCCCGGCCCTGGCAGGCGGTGCTGGCCCGCAGCATCCTGAGCGCCCCCTGACCCTTCAGTTTGGCCCGGTCAGCGCTCAGGCGACCTTGACACTCCCAGCAGGCAGAGCCAGAGCGCCGCTGGTGCTGCTGATTCAGGGCACCGGGCCAGAAGATCAAAACGGCAGCTACGCCGTAGCAGCGGGTAAAATCGTTCAAGGCTCGATGGGCGCACTGGCCAGACACCTCAGCCAGTCGGGTTTCGCGGTCATGCGCTTCGACAAACGCTACGCCGCCGCCACCTTCCAGCCCCAGACGGCGCAGGCGGCCTTCACCGCTTACGGCAAGCTTGGCATGACTGACCTGCTCGCAGATGCCCGCACTGCTCTCAACGCCGCCAAAGAGCAGCCGAGGGTGGACACCTCCAAAGTCTTCATCTACGGCTGGAGCGAGGGCACAGTGGTCGCGGCCAGCCTGGCACTGGAAAGCCGCGCCAGCGGTTTGATCTTGCAGGGGCCGGTGGTGGCTTCGTTTGCCGACTCGTTCGCCAACCAATTTGAACGGGTGGGCCTGACCTATCTGAAGCCCTACAGCGTGGACGGAAAGATAGACCTCAAAGGCGTGCTCGCCGCCCTCTACGGCCCCGGCAGCGGCCTGGCCAAAACGGAGGCCAGCCTGCTCCTCTCGCTGAGCAGCACGCCGGAAAAGCCCGTTCTGAGCAGCATGCTCGACACCAATCACGACGGCCTGATCGACCTGAAGACGGAAGCCCTGCCGCAGATTCGCCAGTTTTACCAGCAGTTCACGCCCCAGTCGCCGATGTACGCCCCCGCCACCAGCCTGCCGACCTTGGGCGAACTGGCCCCGCACCTCACATTGCCGGTGCTGATCGTGCAGGGCGAGAACGACGGCAACATCGATCCTGCTGCCGCTCAACGTCTCAACGCCGCTCTGGGTACAGCGGGCAACCCCGACCACACCCTCAAGCTCTATCCCGGTCTGGGTCACTCGCTGGGCCTGGCCCCCGACATCACGCAAGATACTTTTGCGCCGATGCAGCGCGCCCCCATGAACGACGTGGCCACCTGGCTGGAGCAGCGCAGCCGCTGA